Below is a genomic region from Streptomyces sp. RPA4-2.
CCCCGAGGAGTCGGCGGTCACGGCGCTCAACACCTCGGGACGGGCCGTCCTGTTCGCGGGCGGCACGGTGTGCATCGCGCTCGCCGGGATGCTCGTGACCAACCTGCGCTTCCTGGACGGCGTGGTCATCGGCACCTCGCTGACGGTCGTGTTCAGCGTGCTCGCGGCGGTCACGCTGCTGCCCGCGCTGCTCGGCTTCCTCGGCCCGCGGGTGCTCAGCCGCCGTCAGCGGCGCAAGCTGGCCGCCGGGGGAGGGCGGGAGCCGGAGTCCGCGAGCGGCCTGGCCGCGCGCTGGTCGGCGGGTGTGCAGAAGCGTCCGCGCACGATCGCCGTGATGGCCGTGGTCGTCATGGCGGTGCTCGCGCTGCCCGTGCTGTCGCTGCGGCTCGGTGCCACCGACCAGGGCAACGACGACGCGACCACGACGACGAGGAAGGCGTACGACCTGCTCGCGGAGGGCTTCGGGCCCGGCTTCAACGGTCCGCTGCAGGTGGTCTCGTCCGGCGGTGACACGGACGCGCTCGTGCGGAACATCCGCGCGACCGACGGTGTCGCCCGGGTCGCCGCGCTGCCGCCCGCCGGAGGCGTCACGGTGATCCAGGTCGTGCCGACCACCTCGCCGCAGTCCGAGAAGACGGACCAGCTCATCGACGCCCTGCGGGACAAGGCGATCCCCGACGCGGGCGCCCAGGCCCACGTGGGCGGTGTGACGGCGATCTCCAAGGACTTCTCCACGGTGACGGGGGACCGTCTCCCGCTCTTCGTCGCGACCATCATCGGCCTCGGCTTCCTGCTCCTGATGGTCGCCTTCCGCTCCCTGGTGGTGCCGCTGACGGCCGCCGTGATGAACCTGATCGCGGCCGCCGCGTCCTTCGGCGTCCTCGTCGCGGTCTTCCAGTGGGGCTGGGGCCTGGACCTGCTGGGCCTCGGCAAACAGGGGCCGATCAACGCCTTCCTGCCCGTCATCATGCTGTCGCTGCTCTTCGGCCTGTCGATGGACTACCAGGTGTTCCTGGTGAGCCGGATGCACGAGGAGTGGGTGCACACCCGGGACAACGCGCGGGCGGTGCGGGTCGGTCTCGCGGAGACCAGCCGGGTCATCAACTCCGCGGCCCTGATCATGGTCTGCGTCTTCCTGGCCTTCGTCCTGAGCGGCGACTCGGGGGCGGCGATGGCGGGCGTCGGCCTGGCGGCGGCGGTCGCGCTCGACGCGTTCATCCTGCGTACGGCGCTGGTGCCGGCCGCGATGCATCTGCTCGGCAACTCCAACTGGTGGCTGCCGGCCGGGCTCGACAAGCGGCTTCCGCACCTGGCGGTGGAACCGGCGGAGGAGACGGAGCCGGTGCCGGTGCCCGCGCAGGGTGGAGGAGCGACGGCCGTCCACGGCTTCGTCCGCGACACGGCGGGCGAACCCCTCGACGGGGCGGTCGTCACGCTGCTCTCCAAGGGCGGGCGCCAGCTGGACCGGGTGACGTCACTGGCCGACGGCTCGTACATCGTCTCGGTGCCGGCCCCGGGGACGTACCTCCTGGCGGCGACGGCACCCTCGTACGCGGCCCGAGCCGGTCATGTACTCGTGGGCGGCGAACCGCTGGTGCACGACGTGGAGTTGACCGAGGACGAGGTGGACGCGGTCAACTAGCGGTGGGCTGACCGGCCTTCAGGATCTCGTCGACGTCCAGGGTGACCTTGGCGCCGATCGAGTCGGGCAGCACCGCGAGTTCCCCGGGGGCGTGGACGCGATGACTCGCGTACTCGTCCCCGAGGGGCTCGGTCAGCACGTGGAGCCGCTGGTGCCTGCGGTCGACGATCACATAGACCGGGATCTTCGCCTCGGCGTACGCCGCGACTTTGGTGCGGAGGTCGGTCTGGTAGTTGCTGGAGGTGACCTCAAGGACCAAGCGGAAGCAGCCCGGGTCGTAGCAGTTGTTCTCGACGAGGTGGTCCTCGATGTCGGCGTCGACGACAACGAGATCGGGTACCGCGTAGTCCTCCGAACCGGTCGGGAGCCAGAGACCGACTCCTTCGAGCACCTCGGTCTCGCCGCAGTCAAGTCCGGCGGTGAAGAACGGGCGCCTCAACCTGGACAGAGCACGGGCGTGGGCAACGTTGGGGGGCGGGGTCACGATGATCGAGCCTCCGAGGATCTCGACGCGGTACCCCGGATTGCGGTCCATGAGCCGGTTCGCTTCCGCGGTCAGCGGACGGTCGCCATGGGGCCGCTCGACGGATGCTGCGGACATCACGTACCTCCTGCGGGCTGGTGTCGAGGACAGCATCGTAGAGCGGGCGGGTCCCCGGTGTCCGGTTCGCGCCGCTTCACCCGATGGTGATCACTCGGTCCGCCCCTTGACCGCAGGATCGGGCAGCAGCCTCGTCATCCCCGGCAGGAAGTCCGTGAACAGCTCGTGCACCTCGTGGACGAGCGGTCGCAGCACCCGGAAGCGGGCCAGTGAGACACCCCGGGTGGTGAGCCGGGCGCCGCGCTCGGCGAGCCGGTAGCTGCGCTCGCGTCCCTCCGTGCGGTCGAAGACCCAGTACAGGACGAGCCCCATCTGCGACAGCCACATCAGCTCGGGCAGCACGTCCCGCAGCTCCTCGGGGACCTTCGCCTTCGACCCCGCGAGCACCTTCCGGTGCAGGGCGATGGACTCCTCGCGCGGTCCGGCCGACTCGGGCGAGAAGGGGCTGAGCGGGCTGTCGGGATCGGCGGCGTTCTTGAAGAACTGCGCCGCGAACTCGTGGTACGGCTCCGCCACGTCCAGCCATGCCTTCAGCACGCCCGCGATCCGCGCCTCCAGGTCCTTCTCGCGTTCCAGGACCGGTCGGACCGCCACCTGGTGCTCGGCGGCGATCCGGTCGTAGAAGCCCTGGATCAGGTGCTCCTTGCCGGCGAAGTAGTAGTACGCGTTGCCGACCGAGACCCCGGCCTCCTTGGCGATGGCCCGCATGGTCGTCTTGTCGTACCCCCGTTCCTGGAACAGCCGGAGAGCCGTCTCCAGGATCAGGGCGCGGGTCTGCTCGCTCTTTGCGGGGCCTTTGTCCGGGCTCTGGTCCGGGCTCTGGTCCGGGCCCTCGGAGTCCTTGCCGGGGCCGGGGTCCTCTGTCGGTGCTGGCACGGTCATGAGCCTAACGAGTCGAACAGGTGCCGCCGTCACAGCCGGGAGGGTTGTACAGCCACCCGATGGTCGGTTCGTACACCCAGCCGTCGCCCCGCCGGTAGGCCTGCCCGCCCCACCCCTCGGCGCGGCGGTGGCCCGCGCGCCACTTGGCGGCGGCGAGCAGCGCGCCCCTCGCGAGCAGGGCACCCGCCGGGGTGCTCAGCCGGTGCGCGAGCGACCGGTACTCGCGCAGCGCCCACAGGCACACGACCCAGGCGGCGGCCCCCTGGTAGACCTGACCGGCGTCGCCCACGACGGTGATCTCGTCGAGGGTGGCCCGGTGGTCGAGGGCGGGGAAGAGCCCCCGGGCCTCGTAGGAGGCGGCCGGCACCAGCCGCAGCGGCACCAGTTGGGACTGCTTCGCCAGCCAGTCGCGCAGGAAGGCGCACAGCGAGCACTGCGCGTCGTAGAGGACCGTGAGCCCGCGGACCGGGACGCGCGTGGCGTCCCGGTCCCGGGTGCCCGAGGAGGCGGTCACCGGGGTCACATCCCGGCCGCGGGCGCGACCCAGTCCGTCGGTCCGACGGGCGGCAGCTGTTCCCGCTCCATCACGCCCCGCCGCCGGATCCTGTTGAGCACGTACACGTTGCCGAGGTGCATGACACCGAGTACGAGCAGGACGACGCCGAGCTTGGTCGACAGGGCCTCGAAGACCCCGCGGGCGTTCTCGATGTCGTCGTCCCCGTTCAGGTAGAGCGCGACGAAGCCCAGGTTGACCAGGTAGAAGCCCACCACCAACAGGTGGTTGACGGCTTCGGCGAGCTTCTCGTTCCCGTGCAGCACGTCGGCGAGGAAGATCCGCCCGTTGTGGCTCAGCGTGCGCGCCACCCAGACCGTCAACGCGATGCTGACCAGCAGATAGATGACGTACGCCACGACCGTGAGGTCCATGTCCCCACCCCTTCTTGAACGCGTTCAAAACGCTGTCGAGTAGGAATGTAGACCTGCTTTTGAACATGTTCAAGTCAGGAGTGGGGATGTGCCCGGCGTCACGTCCGGCGAAGTCTCCGCGGGTGTTCCGCCGTGTGATCCGAACGGCGGCCGTCAGGGGCGGCGGGCGAGTTCGGGCCGCTTGGTGTAGTCCGTGAAGCCGATGACGTTGCCCCAGGGGTCGGCGATCTCGACGGTCCTGCCGGTGGCGACCGGGAACACGGGAGCGAGCGGCCGGATGCCGGCCGCGGTCAGCGCGGCGGCCGTGGCCCGCGCGTCCCGGACCTCCAGCCACACCCGTGCCGAGGCCCATACCGGCGGCCGTGGGCTGAGTTCCTCCTCCAGGCGCAGCAGCAGCCCCGGAGTCTCCTTGCCCACCTTCAGCAGGGCGATGCCGGCCTCGTCGAGCCGGAACGCCACCGGGAACCCGGCCCGTTCGTAGAAGCTCACCGCCGCGCCGAGGTCACCCACCGGCAGCAGTACGTTGTCGAGTCCGAGCAGCTCATGTGACACGTCATCTGACATGCCGTCAGATTAGGTGTTCGTCCGCCTTCGTCCGCGGGGGCTGACCGTGCGGGTCACTCATTGGGCCGAGACCCGGCCCCCGCGCCGGTGGCGCCCCGCACCGTCTGCGGCGCGGAAACGGTGACGGGACGAGGTCGTCGCCCGCGTGTGGACGAATCCACTTCTCCGTCCGCGGTCTCCTGCTGCAAGATGGCGTGACTCATGTCCGACTTTCGTACGTGAGTCCAACGTCCCCACGCACGCGCCTACCAGGAGCCAGCACCTTGACCGATCAGCCGCAGCAGCCGCAGCAGCCCCCGAACCAGCCGCCCGGCTACGGCTATCCGCACGCCGGCGCGACTCCGCCCGGCGGCCCCGGCCCGTACGGCCCCGGACAGCAGGGCCCCTACCAGCAGCCGGGGCCGTACGGGTACGCGCAGCCCGGTGGCTACCCGATGGGCGCCGTTCCGCCCGGCACGTACACCGGTGACCCGAACGCGCCGTACGGCTACGACCCCTACGGCCGCCCGTACTCCGAGAAGTCGAAGATCGTCGCCGGTGTCCTCCAGCTCACCCTGGGCAGCCTCGGCATCGGGCGGTTCTACATGGGCAATGTCGGCATCGGCATCGCCCAGCTCCTCACCTGCGGGGGCCTCGGTATATGGGCCCTGATCGACGGGATCATGCTGCTCACGGGCAGCAGCGCCACGGACTCCGAGGGCCGGGTCCTGCGTGGCTGATTCCGTCGCGGCGCGCGGGGTCGCGCTGCGGCACCCGGCGGCGGCACCCCTCGCGGTGCTCGCCGCCGGGGCGGCCGGGGCGGGGTATCTGTACGTCACCGATCCGCACGAGCCCGGCCATGTCCTGCCCGGGTGCCCGTTCCGTCTGGTCACCGGGCAGCTCTGCCCGGCCTGCGGCGGCACCCGCATGGTGTACGACCTGATGCACGGTCACTTCGCCGGGGCCTGGCTGGACAACAGGGCGCTGTTGCTCGCCTCGCCGTTCGCCCTCGCGCTGCTCGCGCGCTGGGCCTGCGAGGGGCTGCGTGGACGCCGCTGGAGGCCCGAACTGAAGCCGCGCACGCAGGCGTTGATCCTCCTCGTGGCGGTGGCGTGGACGGTGGCCCGCAACCTCGTCTAGGGCATGGGCGCGACGGCGGTTCGATCAAGGGACCGCGTGTGGCCGGAATATGATCACGGGATGGGAACGATTGATCGATTTCTCTCCCCTTTGGGCCGTTGATCTCCGTACGCTCCCACGGCACAGGGGG
It encodes:
- a CDS encoding TM2 domain-containing protein, with the translated sequence MTDQPQQPQQPPNQPPGYGYPHAGATPPGGPGPYGPGQQGPYQQPGPYGYAQPGGYPMGAVPPGTYTGDPNAPYGYDPYGRPYSEKSKIVAGVLQLTLGSLGIGRFYMGNVGIGIAQLLTCGGLGIWALIDGIMLLTGSSATDSEGRVLRG
- a CDS encoding thiol-disulfide oxidoreductase DCC family protein, which gives rise to MTPVTASSGTRDRDATRVPVRGLTVLYDAQCSLCAFLRDWLAKQSQLVPLRLVPAASYEARGLFPALDHRATLDEITVVGDAGQVYQGAAAWVVCLWALREYRSLAHRLSTPAGALLARGALLAAAKWRAGHRRAEGWGGQAYRRGDGWVYEPTIGWLYNPPGCDGGTCSTR
- a CDS encoding DUF2752 domain-containing protein, whose product is MADSVAARGVALRHPAAAPLAVLAAGAAGAGYLYVTDPHEPGHVLPGCPFRLVTGQLCPACGGTRMVYDLMHGHFAGAWLDNRALLLASPFALALLARWACEGLRGRRWRPELKPRTQALILLVAVAWTVARNLV
- a CDS encoding TetR/AcrR family transcriptional regulator, with protein sequence MILETALRLFQERGYDKTTMRAIAKEAGVSVGNAYYYFAGKEHLIQGFYDRIAAEHQVAVRPVLEREKDLEARIAGVLKAWLDVAEPYHEFAAQFFKNAADPDSPLSPFSPESAGPREESIALHRKVLAGSKAKVPEELRDVLPELMWLSQMGLVLYWVFDRTEGRERSYRLAERGARLTTRGVSLARFRVLRPLVHEVHELFTDFLPGMTRLLPDPAVKGRTE
- a CDS encoding VOC family protein, encoding MSDDVSHELLGLDNVLLPVGDLGAAVSFYERAGFPVAFRLDEAGIALLKVGKETPGLLLRLEEELSPRPPVWASARVWLEVRDARATAAALTAAGIRPLAPVFPVATGRTVEIADPWGNVIGFTDYTKRPELARRP
- a CDS encoding MMPL family transporter; translated protein: MARWCYRHRLVVLLLWVGALLGLGAAASTAGTDYANVFSLPDTDSKRAYDLMEKAFPDRAGDTDTVVWKVDAGTVRDQAVRSRIQPVLEKIGGMKGVGGVTSPYTGAQGAAQISEDGRIAYAQVTFAEQANAVPKELVQSVVDTAQGAERAGLRVDLGGQAIQRVQEPPTGLAEMVGILAAAVVLFLAFGSLFAMLLPIGIAIFGVGTGLFSTQLVSHVTDVPDLAPLLATLIGLGVGIDYALFIVTRHRRGILRGADPEESAVTALNTSGRAVLFAGGTVCIALAGMLVTNLRFLDGVVIGTSLTVVFSVLAAVTLLPALLGFLGPRVLSRRQRRKLAAGGGREPESASGLAARWSAGVQKRPRTIAVMAVVVMAVLALPVLSLRLGATDQGNDDATTTTRKAYDLLAEGFGPGFNGPLQVVSSGGDTDALVRNIRATDGVARVAALPPAGGVTVIQVVPTTSPQSEKTDQLIDALRDKAIPDAGAQAHVGGVTAISKDFSTVTGDRLPLFVATIIGLGFLLLMVAFRSLVVPLTAAVMNLIAAAASFGVLVAVFQWGWGLDLLGLGKQGPINAFLPVIMLSLLFGLSMDYQVFLVSRMHEEWVHTRDNARAVRVGLAETSRVINSAALIMVCVFLAFVLSGDSGAAMAGVGLAAAVALDAFILRTALVPAAMHLLGNSNWWLPAGLDKRLPHLAVEPAEETEPVPVPAQGGGATAVHGFVRDTAGEPLDGAVVTLLSKGGRQLDRVTSLADGSYIVSVPAPGTYLLAATAPSYAARAGHVLVGGEPLVHDVELTEDEVDAVN
- a CDS encoding Uma2 family endonuclease, with translation MSAASVERPHGDRPLTAEANRLMDRNPGYRVEILGGSIIVTPPPNVAHARALSRLRRPFFTAGLDCGETEVLEGVGLWLPTGSEDYAVPDLVVVDADIEDHLVENNCYDPGCFRLVLEVTSSNYQTDLRTKVAAYAEAKIPVYVIVDRRHQRLHVLTEPLGDEYASHRVHAPGELAVLPDSIGAKVTLDVDEILKAGQPTAS